The bacterium genome includes a region encoding these proteins:
- the uvrB gene encoding excinuclease ABC subunit UvrB has protein sequence MPSRFRVDAPFKPAGDQPQAIEQLVEGVGSGLTQQVLLGVTGSGKTNVMAWAVEQLQRPVLVLSPNKTLAAQLCAEFRRLLPDNAVEYFVSYYDYYQPEAYIARSDTYIEKDSSRNDEIDRMRHSTTQSLMTRRDVLVVASISCIYGIGSVEDYMGESLHVEKGQSIRREVFLRKLTEMLYERNDYDLARLRFRVRGDVVDLVPANEEKVFRLEFFGDEVERIQELDAVTGEILGPRDEFTVFPASHYVTPADKLRLAMVDIEAELDERCKWFEEHGRLLEAQRLRQRTNFDLEMLRETGTCAGIENYSMHLTRRQPGDAPYTLMDFLPDDALIFVDESHVAVPQIGGMLGGDRSRKAALVEYGFRLPSAFDNRPLSFEEWEERAQSVIYVSATPGPYELRRSQHTVEMVVRPTGLVDPTVEVRPTEGQIDDLLAEVKRRTQLGHRSLVTTLTKRFAEDLADYLREYGVKVRYLHSELDAMERIDVLRDLRTGAVDVVVGINLLREGLDLPEVAFIAILDADKEGYLRAYRSFIQIIGRAARNVEGHVVMYADKITDSMRQALDETERRRARQVAYNQEHGITPETVKKAIYALEIEDKDIQADAVELMVGAGVPREDLLAIVRDLEKEMRRLSKELQFEDAARVRDRIIALRKRLAGEEGGGEDDSDVALAIAAAPKQRTTVRNWRKARRGP, from the coding sequence ATGCCCTCCCGCTTTCGTGTCGACGCACCCTTCAAGCCGGCCGGAGACCAGCCGCAGGCGATCGAGCAGCTGGTCGAAGGCGTCGGGTCCGGGCTGACGCAGCAGGTGCTCCTGGGCGTGACCGGGAGCGGCAAGACGAACGTCATGGCGTGGGCGGTCGAGCAGCTCCAGCGGCCGGTGCTGGTGCTCAGCCCGAACAAGACGCTCGCGGCCCAGCTCTGCGCCGAGTTCCGGCGCCTGCTGCCCGACAACGCGGTCGAGTACTTCGTCAGCTACTACGACTACTACCAGCCGGAGGCGTACATCGCGCGGTCCGACACCTACATCGAGAAGGACTCGAGCCGCAACGATGAGATCGACCGCATGCGGCACTCCACCACCCAGTCACTGATGACCAGGCGGGACGTGCTGGTGGTGGCCAGCATCAGCTGCATCTACGGCATCGGCTCGGTCGAGGACTACATGGGCGAATCCCTCCACGTCGAGAAGGGCCAGTCGATCCGGCGGGAGGTCTTCCTTCGCAAGCTCACCGAGATGCTGTACGAGCGCAACGACTACGACCTGGCACGGCTGCGATTCCGCGTTCGAGGCGACGTCGTCGACCTCGTGCCCGCGAACGAGGAGAAGGTCTTCCGGCTGGAGTTCTTCGGCGACGAGGTCGAGCGGATCCAAGAGCTGGACGCCGTGACCGGTGAGATCCTGGGCCCGCGCGACGAGTTCACCGTGTTCCCGGCCTCCCACTACGTCACGCCGGCGGACAAGCTGCGCCTGGCGATGGTGGACATCGAGGCGGAGCTCGATGAGCGCTGCAAGTGGTTCGAGGAGCACGGCCGGCTGCTCGAGGCTCAACGGCTGCGGCAGCGCACCAACTTCGACCTGGAGATGCTGCGCGAGACGGGGACCTGCGCCGGGATCGAAAACTATTCGATGCACCTGACGCGACGCCAGCCCGGCGACGCCCCATACACGCTCATGGACTTCCTGCCCGACGACGCACTCATATTCGTCGACGAGTCCCACGTCGCGGTGCCGCAGATCGGCGGCATGCTGGGTGGCGACCGGTCGCGCAAGGCGGCGCTCGTCGAGTACGGGTTCCGGCTGCCCAGCGCCTTCGACAACCGGCCTCTGAGCTTCGAGGAGTGGGAGGAGCGCGCGCAGAGCGTGATTTACGTTTCCGCCACCCCCGGGCCGTACGAGCTGCGGCGGTCGCAGCACACGGTGGAGATGGTCGTGCGCCCGACCGGGCTGGTGGATCCCACCGTGGAGGTCCGACCCACCGAGGGCCAGATCGACGACCTGCTGGCCGAGGTCAAGAGGCGCACCCAGCTGGGCCACCGCTCGCTGGTGACGACGCTGACCAAGCGGTTCGCCGAGGACCTCGCCGACTACCTGCGCGAGTACGGCGTCAAGGTGCGCTACCTGCACTCCGAGCTGGACGCGATGGAGCGGATCGACGTTCTGCGCGACCTGCGCACCGGCGCGGTGGACGTGGTCGTCGGCATCAACTTGCTGCGCGAAGGCCTGGACCTGCCGGAGGTCGCATTCATCGCCATCCTCGACGCGGACAAGGAGGGTTATCTCCGAGCGTACCGGTCGTTCATCCAGATCATCGGGCGCGCGGCCCGCAACGTCGAGGGCCACGTGGTGATGTACGCGGACAAGATCACCGATTCGATGCGGCAGGCGCTCGACGAGACCGAGCGCCGGCGCGCGCGGCAGGTCGCCTACAACCAGGAGCACGGCATCACGCCCGAGACCGTGAAGAAGGCGATCTACGCGCTCGAGATCGAAGACAAGGACATCCAGGCGGACGCGGTCGAGCTCATGGTCGGAGCGGGAGTGCCGCGTGAGGACCTCCTGGCGATCGTGCGCGACCTCGAGAAGGAGATGCGCCGCCTGTCGAAGGAGCTCCAGTTCGAAGATGCGGCGCGGGTGCGCGACCGCATCATCGCGCTGCGCAAGCGCCTCGCCGGGGAGGAGGGCGGCGGCGAAGACGACAGTGACGTGGCCCTGGCGATCGCCGCCGCGCCGAAGCAGAGGACGACCGTGCGCAATTGGAGAAAGGCCCGGCGCGGCCCGTGA
- a CDS encoding ATP-binding cassette domain-containing protein yields MSTYTLLGVATAARDRGGESGDARKRRRRRPAHGPAPEAAPPVGGSGAESPPSVTEAAPAAGVGPGFEAPTGPGVLLPMPEPVEAEFKDLLGQAVGLRLDAVSREFGGRGESHVSALKDVSLEIGPGEFVAVVGPSGCGKTTLLSLMGGLDRPTTGHVYGAGLPLGELSDQDLADYRLQRVSTIFQTFNLIPSMTVEDNVALPLTLAGVELEERRRRARRLLVLVGLEDRARARAGRLAGGEQQKVAVARALANRPGLILADEPTGSLDSAAGEVVLELLEDLNRRGATVVLVTHDPEVARHARRVVRMSDGRAIELDAGRPTVRNQDPVGLPARLHWRDTLKVGLGSAGRRPLRTALTTTGVAIGIAAMSLIVALAEGLQGALSSPALATSQLHQLAVYPLATANPAAFDAGTLATLSGLAHVRAAWGEMAMSGAFNPPAPGAAVAAEPAAMPSGALVSLPPVGQSSGGLKLAAGRLPQSDSALEVVLSDGEATALGLVSAPAAIGTKVGFSAGYGALLLPGAARNPVTHPVPIELLVVGVVSNRYMPAGAPGGLAPYGLLRAYWTRLAQANGWKGGEFASITLLADSGPAVDGLRHRVEALGFQAQTFGDQFRDFEDLLAKLRLALLGLAIVALLLACLGIANTMYTAVLERTKEIGVLKALGARRRDVLQVFVAEAAVIGLAGGLVGTLVAVGLARLGNAAVDRLTRAVSPTTFDVFRTDVTVVLAALVLAVLLSTVSGLLPALRAARQDPIKALRYE; encoded by the coding sequence GTGAGCACTTACACTCTGTTGGGGGTGGCGACCGCAGCACGCGACCGGGGTGGCGAATCGGGCGACGCCCGGAAACGCCGCCGCCGGCGCCCGGCCCACGGTCCAGCGCCTGAGGCGGCGCCACCGGTCGGCGGGAGCGGCGCCGAGAGCCCGCCCTCCGTCACCGAGGCGGCGCCGGCCGCCGGCGTGGGCCCTGGATTCGAAGCGCCCACCGGTCCCGGTGTGCTGCTGCCCATGCCCGAGCCGGTGGAGGCCGAGTTCAAAGACCTCCTCGGCCAGGCGGTCGGCCTCCGCCTGGATGCGGTCTCGCGGGAGTTCGGGGGCAGGGGCGAGTCGCACGTCTCGGCGCTGAAAGACGTATCGCTCGAGATCGGACCAGGCGAGTTCGTTGCCGTCGTCGGGCCCTCCGGCTGCGGCAAGACCACGCTGCTCTCGTTGATGGGCGGGCTCGACCGCCCGACCACTGGCCACGTTTACGGCGCCGGCCTGCCGCTGGGCGAGCTCTCCGACCAGGACCTCGCCGATTACCGCCTGCAGCGCGTCAGCACGATCTTCCAGACGTTCAACCTGATCCCCTCGATGACGGTCGAAGATAACGTGGCGCTGCCGCTGACCCTGGCCGGGGTCGAGCTCGAGGAGCGCCGCCGCCGAGCGCGTCGCCTGCTCGTGCTCGTCGGCCTGGAGGACCGCGCCCGGGCGCGCGCCGGCCGGCTTGCCGGCGGCGAGCAGCAGAAGGTGGCGGTGGCCCGCGCTCTCGCCAACCGGCCCGGTCTCATCCTCGCCGACGAGCCCACGGGAAGCCTGGATTCAGCCGCGGGTGAGGTCGTGCTCGAGCTGCTGGAAGACCTCAACCGCCGCGGCGCGACGGTGGTGCTCGTTACCCACGACCCTGAGGTCGCGCGGCATGCCCGCCGGGTGGTGAGGATGAGCGACGGCCGTGCGATCGAGCTGGACGCCGGGCGCCCGACCGTGCGCAACCAGGACCCGGTGGGACTGCCGGCCCGTCTTCACTGGCGGGACACCTTGAAGGTCGGCCTGGGCAGCGCCGGCAGGCGGCCACTGCGCACGGCGCTCACGACCACGGGCGTGGCCATCGGGATCGCGGCCATGAGCTTGATCGTCGCCCTGGCCGAAGGCCTGCAGGGCGCTCTCAGCTCCCCGGCCCTGGCCACGAGCCAGCTGCATCAGCTCGCCGTCTATCCTCTCGCCACCGCGAATCCGGCCGCCTTCGACGCCGGCACGCTCGCCACGCTGAGCGGGTTGGCCCACGTCCGCGCCGCCTGGGGCGAGATGGCGATGAGCGGAGCGTTCAACCCGCCGGCACCGGGCGCGGCCGTCGCGGCGGAGCCGGCCGCCATGCCCTCAGGCGCGCTGGTCTCGCTGCCACCGGTCGGGCAGTCGAGCGGTGGACTCAAGCTGGCCGCGGGACGCCTGCCGCAGTCGGACTCGGCGCTCGAGGTGGTGCTCAGCGACGGTGAGGCGACCGCGCTCGGGTTGGTGAGCGCGCCCGCGGCCATCGGGACGAAGGTCGGGTTCAGCGCGGGCTACGGCGCCCTGCTGCTTCCGGGGGCGGCTCGCAACCCGGTCACGCATCCGGTCCCCATCGAGCTGCTGGTGGTCGGGGTCGTCTCCAACCGGTACATGCCGGCGGGCGCGCCAGGCGGCCTGGCCCCATACGGGCTGCTCCGCGCCTACTGGACGCGCCTGGCGCAGGCCAACGGGTGGAAGGGCGGCGAATTCGCGAGCATCACCCTGCTGGCCGACTCCGGCCCCGCGGTCGACGGTCTTCGCCATCGCGTCGAGGCGCTCGGTTTCCAGGCTCAGACTTTCGGCGACCAGTTCCGCGACTTCGAGGACCTGCTGGCCAAGTTGCGACTGGCCCTGCTCGGACTGGCGATCGTCGCTCTGCTGCTCGCCTGTCTCGGCATCGCGAACACCATGTACACCGCGGTGCTCGAGCGCACCAAGGAGATCGGCGTGCTCAAGGCGCTGGGCGCTCGGCGGCGCGACGTGCTGCAGGTATTCGTCGCCGAGGCCGCGGTGATCGGCCTCGCCGGCGGGCTGGTCGGCACGCTGGTCGCCGTCGGCCTGGCCCGGCTGGGCAACGCCGCCGTCGACCGCCTCACCCGGGCGGTGAGCCCCACCACCTTCGACGTGTTCAGGACCGATGTCACGGTCGTCCTCGCCGCGCTGGTGCTCGCGGTGCTGCTCAGCACGGTCAGCGGCCTGCTGCCCGCCCTGCGAGCCGCGCGCCAGGATCCGATCAAAGCGCTCCGCTACGAGTGA
- a CDS encoding divalent-cation tolerance protein CutA gives MPDRPVLIMVTTGGRDDAERLGEALVVERLAACCSVVPSVHSFYYWDGQLKREHEALLLVKTVESRSEAVQEYVRSHHDYELPEILQIAVEGGSPAYLKWLEDQVSQRMR, from the coding sequence ATGCCGGACCGCCCTGTCCTGATCATGGTCACGACTGGCGGCCGCGACGATGCCGAGCGGCTGGGAGAGGCCCTGGTGGTGGAGCGCCTGGCCGCGTGCTGCTCGGTGGTGCCCAGCGTCCATTCCTTCTATTACTGGGACGGCCAGCTGAAGCGGGAGCATGAGGCCCTGCTCCTCGTCAAGACCGTCGAGTCGCGCTCCGAGGCGGTCCAGGAATACGTCCGCAGCCACCACGACTACGAGCTCCCCGAGATCCTTCAGATCGCGGTCGAAGGCGGCTCGCCCGCCTACCTGAAATGGCTCGAGGATCAGGTCAGTCAACGGATGCGCTGA
- a CDS encoding molybdopterin molybdenumtransferase MoeA codes for MRASTYPLLDVDAAAALVLERTPVLGVERLPLADCAGRVLGEDVVASASLPPFPSSAVDGYAVRAADAGRALRVLGESAAGRPFAGEVKSGTAARILTGGVLPDGADCVVMVEDVRVDGDVVTVPGGLRAGANFHPPGADLRAGERVLSAGSHLGPAELGVAAALGLAYLSVHRRPRVALMSTGDELVEVGEEPRRGQIADSNRWALLAALREAGAEVSLLGIGPDQPEPLRRLVVQALDRADALVTSGGVSVGTHDLVKPLLESLGTVHVGRVKLKPGKPFTFATLPQSKVAFGLPGFPVSSLVTFEVFVRPALRKMQGFARLHRPTLPVRLLYDARASADRTEFQRVTLRRDGRELVAETTGSQSSSRLMSLAGAHALVRIAPGTEEVTAGTIVEALILALP; via the coding sequence ATGAGGGCGTCCACGTACCCGCTGCTCGACGTCGACGCAGCCGCCGCGCTGGTGCTGGAGCGGACCCCGGTGCTGGGTGTGGAGAGACTGCCCCTGGCCGATTGCGCCGGCCGCGTGCTGGGTGAGGATGTGGTCGCGTCCGCGTCCCTGCCCCCGTTTCCGTCCAGTGCCGTGGATGGGTACGCGGTGCGAGCGGCCGACGCCGGGAGGGCGCTCCGCGTGCTCGGTGAGTCGGCCGCCGGCCGTCCCTTCGCCGGCGAGGTGAAGTCGGGCACGGCGGCGCGCATCCTCACCGGCGGCGTGCTGCCCGACGGCGCGGACTGCGTCGTCATGGTCGAGGACGTGCGCGTCGACGGCGACGTCGTCACCGTCCCCGGCGGCCTGCGAGCGGGCGCCAACTTCCATCCGCCGGGCGCCGACCTCCGCGCCGGCGAGCGGGTTCTCTCGGCCGGGAGCCACCTCGGCCCAGCCGAGCTGGGAGTGGCTGCCGCTCTCGGACTTGCATACCTCAGCGTGCACCGCCGGCCGCGCGTGGCTCTCATGTCGACGGGCGACGAGCTGGTGGAGGTGGGGGAGGAGCCGCGCCGCGGGCAGATCGCCGACTCCAATCGCTGGGCCCTGCTGGCGGCGCTTCGGGAGGCGGGCGCCGAGGTGAGCCTGCTCGGGATCGGGCCGGACCAGCCGGAACCGCTCCGGCGGCTCGTCGTGCAGGCGCTGGACCGGGCGGACGCGCTGGTGACGTCCGGGGGCGTCTCCGTGGGCACGCACGACCTGGTCAAGCCGCTGCTTGAGTCGCTCGGCACGGTGCATGTGGGCCGGGTCAAGCTCAAGCCCGGCAAACCGTTCACGTTCGCCACCCTCCCCCAGTCCAAGGTCGCGTTCGGACTGCCCGGCTTCCCGGTTTCCTCGCTGGTGACCTTCGAGGTCTTCGTGCGACCGGCGCTGCGCAAGATGCAGGGCTTCGCCCGGCTGCACCGACCGACGCTGCCGGTGCGCCTTTTGTACGACGCGCGCGCGAGCGCCGACCGCACGGAGTTCCAGCGCGTCACGCTGCGGCGCGACGGTCGAGAGCTGGTGGCCGAGACCACCGGCTCACAGTCCTCCTCCCGCCTCATGTCCCTGGCGGGCGCGCACGCCCTCGTCCGGATCGCGCCCGGAACCGAGGAGGTCACGGCCGGGACGATCGTGGAGGCATTGATCCTGGCGCTGCCCTGA
- a CDS encoding PaaI family thioesterase, with protein MEKGPARPVKNLDRANWLLEADAAGWMETLGARIAEAEPGRVVVELEAGPQHRHGGGVVQGGVITQIADAAMGMSLATLQEDGSWNTTIELKINFLRPVVEGRLRAVGRVIEMRQSLLFGEADVIDAAGRLVARASSTCIVVPPGQGR; from the coding sequence TTGGAGAAAGGCCCGGCGCGGCCCGTGAAGAACCTCGATCGCGCGAATTGGCTCCTGGAGGCCGATGCCGCGGGGTGGATGGAGACCCTCGGCGCCCGCATCGCAGAGGCGGAACCGGGCCGCGTCGTCGTCGAGCTGGAGGCCGGCCCGCAACACCGCCATGGCGGCGGTGTGGTCCAGGGCGGCGTCATCACCCAGATCGCCGACGCGGCGATGGGCATGTCGCTGGCGACCCTGCAGGAGGATGGGAGTTGGAACACCACGATCGAGCTCAAGATCAACTTCCTGCGCCCGGTGGTCGAGGGGAGGTTGCGCGCGGTCGGGCGGGTGATCGAAATGCGCCAGTCCCTGCTTTTCGGCGAGGCCGACGTCATCGACGCCGCCGGCCGCCTGGTCGCGCGGGCGTCTTCGACGTGCATCGTCGTGCCCCCGGGACAGGGCCGGTGA